From a region of the Methylorubrum populi genome:
- a CDS encoding type II toxin-antitoxin system ParD family antitoxin, translating to MATMTISLPDPMKEWIEAQIQQGDYASTSDYVRDLVRRDRERRAHPELTIDDLRRIVDESRASGISRRSVPDIMSEAKKVASARGTTRG from the coding sequence ATGGCGACGATGACAATTTCCCTGCCCGATCCCATGAAGGAATGGATCGAAGCTCAGATCCAGCAGGGCGACTACGCCAGCACGAGCGACTATGTGCGCGACCTCGTGCGCCGCGACCGCGAGCGCCGGGCCCACCCCGAACTGACGATTGACGATCTCCGCCGCATCGTGGACGAATCCCGCGCCAGCGGCATCAGCCGCCGCAGCGTCCCTGACATCATGTCCGAGGCCAAGAAGGTTGCGAGCGCTCGCGGCACGACGCGTGGGTAG
- a CDS encoding ParA family protein, which yields MPVIAFANPKGGAGKTTTALLLATELAAKGAAVTVIDADPERWISQWAKLPGKPDNVRIVADVTEESVVDAIEASEEEAQFVIVDLEGTASLMVSNAIGMADLVVIPIQGSSMDAKGGAKMLRLIRNQEKMSRRKIAHAVVLTRTGAAVTSRALRNVAEQLRAGGIDIFATPIVERAAYRDLFDYGGTLAGLSGAQVSNLDKAIQNAREFAGEVVVRLKAIAAERQAA from the coding sequence ATGCCTGTCATTGCCTTCGCCAACCCCAAGGGGGGAGCCGGAAAGACCACCACGGCGTTGCTGCTCGCGACCGAGCTGGCCGCGAAAGGAGCCGCCGTCACCGTAATCGATGCCGATCCGGAGCGGTGGATTTCGCAATGGGCAAAGCTGCCGGGCAAGCCGGACAACGTCCGCATCGTGGCCGACGTGACTGAGGAGAGCGTCGTCGATGCGATCGAGGCTTCGGAGGAAGAGGCGCAGTTTGTGATCGTCGATCTTGAGGGCACAGCGTCCCTTATGGTCTCGAACGCGATCGGCATGGCGGACCTAGTAGTGATCCCGATCCAGGGATCGAGCATGGACGCCAAGGGCGGGGCCAAGATGCTCCGGCTGATCCGGAATCAGGAGAAGATGTCCCGCCGCAAGATCGCCCATGCGGTGGTTCTGACGCGCACCGGAGCGGCAGTCACGTCGCGCGCGCTTCGGAACGTGGCCGAGCAGCTGAGGGCAGGAGGGATCGACATCTTCGCGACGCCGATCGTCGAGCGCGCGGCCTACCGCGATCTCTTCGATTATGGAGGCACCCTGGCCGGTCTCAGTGGCGCGCAGGTCAGCAACCTCGACAAGGCAATCCAAAACGCCCGAGAGTTCGCCGGCGAGGTCGTAGTGCGTCTTAAGGCAATTGCCGCTGAAAGGCAGGCCGCGTGA
- a CDS encoding stability/partitioning determinant: MSMKERAPLGFGDELESFDPAAFAKPKRAANDKPKPEEAKKAAEAAGFRSREPAKAAAVREEPAAPLRRRRTGRNVQFNIKAKAETIEAFTRIADANGWGLGETFERATELLERELSAARN; encoded by the coding sequence ATGAGCATGAAGGAGCGCGCACCGCTCGGCTTCGGCGACGAGCTGGAAAGTTTCGACCCGGCCGCCTTCGCCAAACCCAAGCGGGCCGCGAACGACAAGCCGAAACCGGAGGAGGCGAAGAAGGCGGCGGAGGCAGCAGGCTTCCGGAGCCGCGAGCCGGCCAAGGCGGCGGCTGTTCGGGAAGAGCCTGCTGCGCCCCTCAGAAGGCGTAGGACGGGCCGCAACGTCCAATTCAACATCAAAGCGAAGGCGGAAACAATTGAGGCTTTCACTCGCATTGCGGATGCCAATGGTTGGGGCCTCGGTGAAACGTTTGAGCGAGCAACAGAGCTTCTGGAAAGGGAGCTATCTGCCGCCCGCAATTAA